The following coding sequences lie in one Streptomyces venezuelae genomic window:
- a CDS encoding M14 family metallopeptidase, whose translation MRRRASARSVLATGALLIGGLAAAPTAQASGPGQAPAADDPAALQVYQAEVTKKQIPILVEAGQDAHELAGQTPESGTGRVELYLTKGQAKAIERKGVELSEHKVSAATQKRLKAAGDGVFRPYSGKGGLQEEIVKTGQANPGITKVVSIGKTLQGKDILALKLSKNAKKSKDGSKPSTLYMSNQHAREWITPEMTRRLMHHYLDNYGKDKRITRLVDSTELWFVLSANPDGYDYTHAVGGNRQWRKNLRDIDGDGRIAPGDGVDLNRNFAYKWGYDNEGSSPEPSSETYRGTGPMSEPETKALDRFQKRIGFTYGINYHSAAELLLYGVGWQVATPTPDDVLYRALNGTPEKPAVPGYHPQVSSELYTTNGEADGHAGNVNGISMFTPEMSTCQTASNVDPNDAWKPEDCASIFTFPDDEKLIQQEFAKNVPFALAVAETALHPDQPVSVTGIEAPDFTPDSFTTSYARGGDQEVAVTARKSVRDKELNYRINGGRTHDEDLKAWKGGETYGGDDNLHFDEYRAEIEGARVGDKVEVWFTGRAEKGRTTSEHFTYTVAERPKANTLVVAEEGATATQTQKYVDAIKANGRTAAVWDVAKQGVPHPLGVLSHFSAVVHYTGDPVPGAPTQLALRDYLNEGGKLIESGERTGGNVDLGEALTDDFAQYYLGAYQRLNAPGVTSFKGSGALSGVTTPLAGTDTNPLDKAGRFAVTSETLPADKFPQFKSAAAGSYPGLTNPYAPFEGQGMASATHADQDWKRLTRTIDLTGVTAADAPELRLALNWNLETGYDHGLLEAHTTGADDWTTLPDKNGNSSAAVPAECAAGFFVNGHPFLRHYLTVGADSCTASGTSGTWNSFTGSSGGWKPVAFDLSPYAGKKIEVALSSVTDPSTGGRGLFADNAQIVINGNATETEGFETSLGSWSVAPPPAGSPNITGDWARTGELFRSFAAVTARDSVLLGFGFEHVPSDAERAALMGASLAHLRS comes from the coding sequence ATGAGACGAAGAGCGAGCGCGAGATCCGTTCTCGCCACCGGCGCACTGCTCATCGGCGGCCTCGCCGCCGCACCGACCGCCCAGGCCAGCGGCCCGGGCCAGGCCCCGGCCGCCGACGATCCGGCGGCCCTGCAGGTCTACCAGGCAGAGGTCACCAAGAAGCAGATACCCATTCTCGTCGAGGCCGGCCAGGACGCCCACGAACTCGCCGGGCAGACACCCGAGAGCGGCACCGGCCGCGTCGAGCTGTATTTGACCAAGGGCCAGGCCAAGGCCATCGAACGCAAGGGCGTCGAGCTCAGCGAACACAAGGTGTCGGCGGCGACGCAGAAGCGGCTCAAGGCCGCGGGGGACGGCGTTTTCCGTCCGTACAGCGGAAAGGGCGGTCTCCAGGAGGAGATCGTCAAGACCGGGCAGGCGAACCCCGGCATCACCAAGGTCGTCTCCATCGGCAAGACCCTCCAGGGCAAGGACATCCTCGCCCTGAAGCTCTCCAAGAACGCCAAGAAGTCCAAGGACGGCTCCAAGCCCTCCACGCTGTACATGTCCAACCAGCACGCGCGCGAGTGGATCACCCCCGAGATGACCCGCCGCCTCATGCACCACTACCTGGACAACTACGGCAAGGACAAGCGCATCACCAGGCTCGTGGACTCCACCGAGCTGTGGTTCGTGCTGTCCGCCAACCCCGACGGCTACGACTACACGCACGCCGTCGGCGGCAACCGCCAGTGGCGCAAGAACCTGCGCGACATCGACGGCGACGGCAGGATCGCGCCGGGCGACGGCGTCGACCTCAACCGCAACTTCGCCTACAAGTGGGGCTACGACAACGAGGGCTCGTCCCCGGAGCCGTCCTCCGAGACGTACCGCGGCACGGGCCCGATGTCCGAGCCCGAGACCAAGGCGCTCGACCGCTTCCAGAAGCGCATCGGCTTCACGTACGGCATCAACTACCACTCCGCGGCCGAACTGCTCCTCTACGGAGTGGGCTGGCAGGTCGCCACGCCGACCCCGGACGACGTGCTCTACCGCGCGCTGAACGGCACCCCGGAGAAGCCCGCCGTCCCCGGCTACCACCCACAGGTCTCCTCCGAGCTGTACACCACCAACGGTGAGGCCGACGGCCACGCGGGCAACGTCAACGGCATCTCGATGTTCACCCCGGAGATGTCCACCTGCCAGACCGCGTCGAACGTGGACCCCAACGACGCGTGGAAGCCCGAGGACTGCGCCTCGATCTTCACCTTCCCGGACGACGAGAAGCTGATCCAGCAGGAGTTCGCCAAGAACGTCCCGTTCGCGCTCGCCGTCGCCGAGACGGCGCTCCACCCCGACCAGCCGGTCTCCGTCACCGGCATCGAGGCCCCCGACTTCACCCCCGACTCCTTCACCACCTCCTACGCCCGCGGAGGCGACCAGGAAGTCGCCGTCACCGCCCGCAAGTCGGTGCGCGACAAGGAGCTCAACTACCGGATCAACGGCGGCCGCACGCACGATGAGGACCTCAAGGCCTGGAAGGGCGGCGAGACCTACGGCGGCGACGACAACCTTCACTTCGACGAGTACCGCGCCGAGATCGAGGGCGCGCGCGTCGGCGACAAGGTGGAGGTGTGGTTCACCGGACGCGCCGAGAAGGGCCGCACCACGAGCGAGCACTTCACCTACACCGTCGCCGAGCGCCCCAAGGCGAACACGCTCGTCGTCGCCGAGGAGGGCGCGACGGCCACCCAGACCCAGAAGTACGTCGACGCCATCAAGGCCAACGGACGCACCGCCGCCGTCTGGGACGTCGCCAAGCAGGGCGTCCCGCACCCGCTCGGCGTCCTGTCGCACTTCTCCGCCGTCGTCCACTACACCGGCGACCCCGTCCCCGGCGCGCCCACCCAACTCGCCCTGCGCGACTACCTCAACGAGGGCGGCAAGCTCATCGAGTCCGGCGAGCGCACCGGCGGCAACGTCGACCTCGGCGAAGCCCTTACGGACGACTTCGCGCAGTACTACCTGGGCGCCTACCAGCGGCTCAACGCGCCGGGCGTCACCAGCTTCAAGGGGAGCGGCGCACTCTCCGGGGTGACCACGCCGCTCGCCGGCACCGACACCAACCCGCTGGACAAGGCAGGCCGCTTCGCCGTCACCTCCGAGACGCTGCCCGCCGACAAGTTCCCGCAGTTCAAGAGCGCGGCCGCGGGCTCCTACCCCGGCCTCACCAACCCGTACGCACCCTTCGAGGGCCAGGGCATGGCCTCCGCCACCCACGCCGACCAGGACTGGAAGCGGCTCACCCGCACCATCGACCTGACCGGCGTCACGGCGGCCGACGCGCCCGAGCTGCGCCTCGCCCTCAACTGGAACCTGGAGACCGGTTACGACCACGGCCTGCTGGAGGCGCATACCACCGGAGCCGACGACTGGACGACGCTGCCCGACAAGAACGGCAACTCGTCCGCCGCCGTCCCCGCCGAGTGCGCGGCCGGCTTCTTCGTCAACGGCCACCCGTTCCTGCGGCACTACCTGACGGTCGGTGCCGACAGCTGCACGGCGTCCGGCACCAGCGGCACCTGGAACAGCTTCACCGGCTCCTCCGGCGGCTGGAAGCCCGTCGCCTTCGACCTCAGCCCCTACGCGGGCAAGAAGATCGAGGTGGCGCTCAGCTCCGTCACCGACCCCTCGACCGGAGGCCGCGGCCTCTTCGCCGACAACGCGCAAATCGTCATCAACGGCAACGCCACGGAGACCGAGGGATTCGAGACCTCGCTCGGCTCCTGGAGCGTTGCGCCGCCCCCGGCCGGAAGCCCCAATATCACAGGCGACTGGGCGCGGACCGGCGAGCTCTTCCGCTCCTTCGCGGCGGTCACAGCGCGTGACAGCGTGCTCCTCGGCTTCGGCTTCGAGCACGTGCCCTCGGACGCCGAAAGGGCCGCTCTTATGGGCGCCTCCCTGGCACATCTGCGCAGCTGA